From the Bdellovibrio reynosensis genome, one window contains:
- a CDS encoding coiled-coil domain-containing protein has translation METDTFQTSILANLDFSSDSQAVPQVPLPDEIPRRKDLSHLPKEILKSSTVENLISQNEDLMARLKVSLRRLSILETENQKLSEENSKARMSQSSVTDQILVWKEKDGLWRQKVDQLEREKEIYSEKLRALTEKAQNMGAELARHAKYHDKIKNQVKPYVSQLKEYSRLQDIKVAELESALDHKEAQLRDLRAQIIEVTKNSRYQVEASEKKSQEMVSFYEEQIQSLNRELQMLHQIQEDLEVKTLKLHTALERQDSLENEVVTLRRSKDDMKERLEKEIERLQDRQSELTRQNQKLGVEHADLQIRVVEDQARIESLEKEKYQIQEQLESLRYMWNAKNDEHEKLKVAASALERLNLELSQKLNELRKQDGL, from the coding sequence ATGGAAACCGATACTTTTCAGACGTCGATATTAGCAAATCTGGATTTTTCTTCGGACTCTCAGGCGGTGCCGCAAGTACCCCTTCCTGATGAAATTCCCCGCAGAAAAGACTTGAGCCATTTGCCGAAAGAGATTTTAAAATCTTCAACGGTGGAAAATCTTATTTCGCAAAATGAAGACCTTATGGCGCGCCTGAAGGTGTCTTTGCGTCGTCTTTCCATTTTAGAAACTGAAAATCAAAAACTCAGCGAAGAAAATAGCAAAGCTAGAATGTCACAATCTTCAGTGACAGATCAAATTTTGGTATGGAAAGAAAAAGACGGCCTTTGGAGACAAAAAGTTGATCAGCTAGAGCGCGAAAAGGAAATTTACAGCGAAAAGCTACGCGCCTTAACTGAGAAAGCCCAAAACATGGGTGCTGAACTGGCACGTCATGCAAAGTACCACGATAAAATCAAAAATCAGGTGAAACCTTATGTTTCACAACTTAAAGAGTATTCTCGCCTGCAAGATATTAAAGTGGCCGAACTGGAATCAGCCCTTGATCACAAAGAAGCCCAGCTTCGCGATCTTCGTGCGCAAATTATCGAAGTAACAAAAAATTCCCGTTATCAAGTTGAGGCTTCAGAGAAAAAGTCCCAGGAAATGGTAAGTTTCTATGAGGAACAAATCCAAAGCCTGAACCGCGAACTTCAAATGCTTCATCAAATTCAAGAAGATCTTGAAGTTAAGACGTTGAAGCTTCACACGGCCTTGGAAAGACAAGATTCATTGGAAAATGAAGTCGTCACACTTCGCCGCAGCAAAGATGACATGAAAGAGCGCTTAGAAAAAGAAATCGAGCGTCTTCAAGATCGTCAAAGCGAACTGACTCGCCAAAATCAAAAGTTGGGCGTGGAACATGCAGATTTACAAATCCGCGTGGTCGAAGATCAAGCGCGCATCGAGAGTTTGGAAAAAGAAAAATACCAAATTCAAGAGCAGCTAGAAAGCCTTCGTTATATGTGGAATGCCAAGAATGACGAACACGAAAAGCTCAAAGTTGCAGCCAGCGCTTTAGAGCGCTTGAACCTTGAGCTCAGTCAGAAATTAAATGAACTTCGTAAGCAGGATGGGCTCTAG
- a CDS encoding vitamin K epoxide reductase/DsbA family protein — translation MKTTANRNKLLLMSILTTMAAIGVHIYLTIHFYGIKYGTAEGPSFCNINEVMNCDAVTASKFSAFLGVPIALWGVVTNLVLLYFIFVTRSRLTQDTAKTSRYTFLISLITVVASVVMGLISFTAIGNLCIFCIAAYIFSIIGFVGIWLTTEDLNASNIKEDIKDIFVTERWVAGFLIAIPAFAFLGNFMYLESSGLAQLEKVAAEKVAYWQVSPEVKFDMNQGLVLQKGTGEAKMVIVEFADFRCPHCKHAAPTLHSFVNTHPDAKLIFKPFPLDASCNDVIPRGDGISCGLAASVICAEKMAKKGWAAHDYLFEHQEEIINTQNLDKNMEGLSQGLGLNLEELKSCIKDAATMDSVRSMAKEGATAQIQGTPSVFVNGRLLNGGQLIPVLEAAYKTLKQ, via the coding sequence ATGAAAACTACAGCCAACAGAAACAAGCTTCTTCTTATGTCGATCCTCACCACGATGGCTGCCATCGGGGTTCATATTTACCTCACCATCCATTTTTATGGCATCAAATATGGTACCGCTGAAGGACCTTCATTTTGCAATATCAATGAAGTGATGAACTGTGACGCTGTGACAGCAAGTAAGTTTTCTGCCTTCCTTGGCGTACCTATCGCATTATGGGGAGTGGTTACTAACTTAGTTCTTTTATACTTTATTTTCGTAACCCGGTCCCGCCTGACTCAAGATACTGCTAAGACATCGCGCTACACTTTCTTGATTTCACTAATCACAGTGGTGGCGTCCGTTGTAATGGGCCTTATTTCTTTCACTGCCATTGGTAACCTTTGTATTTTCTGTATCGCTGCTTACATCTTTTCAATCATCGGATTCGTGGGAATTTGGCTGACGACAGAAGACTTAAACGCCAGCAATATTAAAGAGGACATCAAAGATATCTTCGTAACTGAGCGTTGGGTTGCGGGTTTCTTGATCGCAATTCCGGCTTTTGCGTTTCTAGGCAACTTTATGTACCTAGAAAGCTCAGGCCTTGCTCAACTTGAAAAAGTAGCAGCTGAAAAAGTCGCTTACTGGCAAGTATCACCTGAAGTGAAATTCGACATGAACCAAGGCTTGGTTCTGCAAAAAGGCACGGGCGAAGCCAAGATGGTAATCGTTGAATTTGCTGACTTCCGTTGCCCGCATTGTAAACACGCGGCACCGACTTTACATTCATTCGTAAACACTCACCCTGATGCGAAATTGATCTTTAAACCATTCCCATTGGACGCGAGCTGCAATGATGTGATTCCTCGTGGCGATGGCATTTCCTGTGGACTAGCAGCTTCCGTTATCTGCGCAGAAAAAATGGCGAAAAAAGGTTGGGCTGCCCATGACTATCTTTTTGAACATCAGGAAGAAATCATTAACACCCAGAACTTGGATAAAAATATGGAAGGACTTTCTCAAGGATTAGGTTTGAACCTTGAAGAGTTAAAGTCTTGCATTAAGGATGCGGCGACCATGGATTCTGTGCGCAGCATGGCAAAAGAAGGCGCAACGGCTCAAATTCAAGGAACTCCTTCAGTTTTTGTAAACGGCAGGTTGCTGAACGGGGGACAATTAATCCCAGTTCTTGAAGCGGCTTACAAAACGCTGAAGCAGTAA